In Desulfomonile tiedjei DSM 6799, a genomic segment contains:
- the nuoE gene encoding NADH-quinone oxidoreductase subunit NuoE → MLTDEMKKQIQEEVERSGTRKAGCIEAIQIVQQDLGWISDEVLVEIAEFLDMTPAELEGVASFYNHIYRKPVGKHRIMICASVTCWIMGYEKLLDHICQRLGIQMGQTTADGMFTLLPIQCLGVCEQAPALMIDEELYTHLDENAFDRILEKYRERA, encoded by the coding sequence ATGTTGACGGATGAAATGAAGAAACAGATCCAGGAGGAAGTCGAGAGAAGCGGCACGAGAAAAGCCGGTTGTATAGAGGCCATACAGATAGTGCAGCAGGATCTGGGATGGATTTCTGACGAAGTGCTCGTGGAAATAGCAGAATTTCTCGACATGACTCCGGCGGAACTGGAAGGAGTTGCTTCCTTCTACAATCATATCTATCGAAAACCCGTCGGTAAGCACAGAATCATGATATGTGCCAGCGTGACTTGTTGGATTATGGGATACGAAAAACTGCTCGATCACATTTGTCAGCGTCTAGGCATACAAATGGGGCAGACAACGGCGGACGGAATGTTCACCCTTCTTCCGATCCAATGCCTCGGTGTGTGCGAGCAGGCCCCTGCGCTTATGATCGATGAGGAGCTTTACACGCATCTGGATGAGAATGCATTCGATAGAATACTCGAGAAATATCGGGAGAGAGCTTGA
- the nuoG gene encoding NADH-quinone oxidoreductase subunit NuoG, whose product MAIIYIDNKPYEIEDGQNLLNACLSLGFDIPYFCWHPAMHSVGACRQCAVKLFRDEKDTRGQIIMSCVSDALDGMRISINDPEVKQFRAGIIQWLMTNHPHDCPVCDEGGECHLQDMTVMTGHTRRQFRFKKRTYTSQDLGPFLEHEMNRCIQCYRCVRFYRNYAGGRDLDVFGIHQRIYFGRFKDGPLESEFSGNLVEVCPTGVFTDKTLRKHYTRKWDLQTAPSVCVHCSVGCNTIPGERYKTLRRIRNRYNREVNGYFLCDRGRYGYEFVNSDRRIRKPFVRSNGNGQPQFLTTQEALVRFRQILSESSGVIGIGSPRASLESNFMLRTLVGPERFFSGVSKRQNRLLSAVLSELSNGFARSPSLHDMEQADAVLILGEDLTNSAPMMALAMRQAVKVQPMEMCHRQGIPVWNELAVRQLIQEKLGPLSIASPSPGRLDDIASSVYYAAPQDIARLGFAVANEIDGKAPAVADLPEEVQIRASVIAQFLRKARRPLVISGTGCGSEAVIQAAGNIVRALDSTGRKAELSYVLPEANSLGMAMLSERCLDEAIAQVEMKQADTVVVLENDLFARVSRDEADRLFKAARNVVVLDHITSETTDLAHLVFPAGTFAESDGTFINNEGRAQRFIQVLVPEDEILESWRWIGRVMAVQAGSDATRFSSLDDVLDVLTDSLPALAGVKDTGPPAEYRQHWMKIARQPHRYSGRTAMSADVTMHEPPPPIDPDSPLEFSMEGAQSTPDLPLIPRFWWPGWNSIQSLNKFQSEIAGPLVGGNPGVRLIEPRTEPIRDYFNDVPQSFESRPDAWQFVTLYHIFGSEELSVLSPGIAERSPKPYVGLSPEDAALFGSDEGDLMEVKLDRVYELPLRIIPGLAQGVAGLPVGLPGLKGIDLPAWGEISPICFQS is encoded by the coding sequence ATGGCGATCATTTACATCGACAACAAACCCTATGAGATTGAAGACGGTCAGAATCTTCTGAACGCCTGCCTTTCCTTGGGTTTCGATATTCCGTACTTTTGCTGGCACCCTGCCATGCATTCCGTAGGCGCTTGCAGGCAGTGCGCGGTAAAACTGTTTCGAGACGAAAAAGACACTCGCGGTCAGATAATCATGTCCTGCGTGAGTGATGCTCTGGATGGTATGCGCATTTCCATCAACGATCCTGAAGTGAAGCAGTTTCGCGCAGGAATTATCCAGTGGCTTATGACGAATCATCCGCACGACTGTCCGGTCTGCGATGAAGGCGGAGAATGTCACTTACAGGACATGACGGTCATGACCGGTCATACGCGAAGACAATTTCGGTTCAAGAAACGGACTTATACCAGCCAGGACCTCGGTCCGTTTCTCGAACACGAGATGAACCGCTGTATCCAGTGTTATCGATGTGTACGGTTTTATCGCAATTACGCGGGCGGACGAGATCTCGACGTATTCGGAATCCATCAGCGAATCTATTTTGGACGATTCAAGGACGGCCCGCTTGAAAGCGAGTTCAGCGGCAATCTTGTGGAAGTGTGCCCGACAGGGGTCTTCACGGACAAGACGCTTCGCAAACACTATACGCGAAAATGGGATCTTCAGACCGCTCCGTCCGTGTGCGTACATTGTTCGGTAGGCTGCAACACCATTCCCGGCGAGCGGTATAAAACGCTCAGGCGAATCAGAAATCGATACAATCGCGAGGTAAACGGATATTTTCTCTGCGACCGGGGCAGGTACGGGTATGAATTTGTAAACAGCGACAGACGTATCAGAAAACCTTTTGTCCGTTCCAACGGGAATGGACAACCCCAATTCCTCACGACCCAGGAAGCGCTGGTCCGATTTCGCCAAATTCTTTCGGAAAGCTCGGGGGTAATCGGGATTGGCTCACCGCGGGCATCCCTTGAAAGCAATTTCATGCTTCGGACCCTTGTCGGTCCCGAGCGATTTTTTTCAGGAGTGTCGAAAAGGCAGAATCGGCTTCTCAGTGCCGTGCTCAGCGAGCTGTCAAACGGTTTCGCACGATCGCCTTCTCTCCACGACATGGAACAGGCTGACGCAGTGTTGATTCTCGGAGAGGACCTCACGAATTCGGCTCCCATGATGGCCTTGGCAATGCGGCAGGCAGTCAAGGTTCAGCCTATGGAAATGTGTCACCGTCAAGGTATCCCTGTATGGAACGAATTGGCTGTTCGACAACTTATCCAGGAGAAACTGGGTCCCTTATCCATCGCTTCTCCGAGTCCGGGCAGACTGGATGACATAGCTTCCAGCGTTTACTATGCAGCTCCTCAGGACATAGCACGATTGGGATTTGCCGTTGCAAACGAAATCGATGGTAAAGCGCCAGCCGTTGCCGATTTACCCGAGGAGGTGCAAATCCGAGCCTCGGTGATAGCCCAATTTCTCAGAAAAGCTCGACGCCCTCTCGTCATATCAGGTACAGGTTGCGGGTCTGAAGCTGTGATTCAGGCGGCCGGCAATATAGTCCGGGCACTCGATTCCACAGGTCGAAAAGCGGAGCTTTCCTATGTGCTTCCGGAAGCAAACAGTCTCGGAATGGCAATGTTGAGCGAACGTTGCCTGGATGAAGCTATCGCGCAAGTGGAGATGAAACAGGCTGACACGGTTGTCGTACTGGAAAACGACCTTTTTGCACGAGTGTCGCGGGATGAGGCGGATCGCCTGTTCAAAGCCGCTCGGAATGTGGTGGTGCTGGACCATATAACGTCAGAAACAACCGATCTGGCACATCTCGTTTTTCCTGCAGGGACTTTTGCGGAATCCGACGGCACGTTCATAAATAATGAGGGCCGAGCTCAGCGTTTCATTCAAGTGCTTGTTCCTGAGGACGAAATTCTCGAAAGCTGGAGATGGATTGGACGCGTAATGGCAGTTCAGGCCGGATCGGATGCGACCCGATTTTCCAGCCTTGACGATGTCCTGGATGTACTAACAGACAGTCTACCCGCACTTGCAGGAGTAAAAGATACCGGGCCGCCTGCAGAATATAGGCAACACTGGATGAAGATTGCCCGACAACCCCACAGATACAGCGGTCGGACCGCAATGTCAGCAGATGTTACGATGCATGAACCGCCGCCCCCGATCGATCCGGATTCTCCCTTGGAATTTTCCATGGAAGGGGCGCAAAGCACACCGGATTTGCCGCTCATTCCTCGGTTCTGGTGGCCGGGCTGGAATTCCATACAGTCTCTAAACAAATTCCAGAGTGAAATCGCCGGTCCGCTCGTGGGAGGAAACCCGGGAGTTCGTCTCATCGAACCTCGGACTGAGCCGATTCGAGACTATTTCAACGATGTGCCTCAGTCCTTCGAGTCCAGACCCGATGCCTGGCAGTTCGTGACGCTGTATCACATTTTTGGATCTGAAGAACTCAGTGTGCTCAGTCCCGGTATCGCGGAACGATCACCGAAACCCTATGTAGGGCTGTCCCCGGAAGATGCGGCCTTGTTTGGATCAGACGAAGGAGATTTGATGGAGGTGAAGCTCGATCGCGTGTACGAGCTTCCGTTAAGAATCATCCCCGGACTGGCTCAGGGAGTGGCCGGACTACCCGTGGGACTTCCCGGCTTGAAAGGAATAGATCTGCCGGCCTGGGGAGAGATCAGTCCGATTTGCTTTCAAAGTTAG
- a CDS encoding complex I 51 kDa subunit family protein, with amino-acid sequence MERPLTANFRPHGEPLSLKEYEKAGGYQALRKALKMGRDAVIHEISDARLRGRGGAGFPTGTKWKSMPSLQDNPGPRYFVTDADEMEPGTFKDRILMEGDPHQLIEGMIIGSLMNECESAFLFLRWEYTRARDILKTALAEAQQAGYLGKNILGSGLNLEMHLHMSAGRYMCGEGTALTSALEGSRAVPHSKVPRQTQSGLWGRPTLMNNVETLCNVSHIINRGADWFKSLSLSRDGGSKIYGVSGKVKKPGFWELPMGTTIREILYEHAGGMQEGLRLKGLLPGGASTDFLLEEHLDTRMDFDSVQKAGSRMGTGTMIVLDDKTCPVGMVHNLEHFFAHESCGWCTPCREGLPWVASILKDMEEGKGQPEDLETLEFHVKHLGPGRTFCALAPGAVEPLGSALKFFREDFERHISERRCPWR; translated from the coding sequence ATGGAACGGCCCCTCACCGCCAATTTCAGACCTCATGGTGAACCGCTTTCCTTGAAGGAGTATGAAAAGGCCGGCGGGTACCAGGCTTTGCGCAAAGCCTTGAAAATGGGCAGGGACGCTGTAATCCACGAGATTTCCGATGCCCGTTTACGAGGGAGAGGAGGTGCAGGATTCCCGACCGGAACAAAGTGGAAATCCATGCCTTCGCTCCAGGATAACCCCGGACCTCGCTATTTCGTTACGGATGCCGATGAAATGGAGCCTGGAACATTCAAGGATCGGATTCTCATGGAAGGCGATCCTCACCAATTGATCGAAGGCATGATCATCGGATCTCTGATGAACGAGTGCGAGTCGGCTTTTCTCTTTCTCAGGTGGGAGTACACTCGTGCCCGAGATATACTCAAGACGGCTTTGGCTGAGGCTCAGCAAGCGGGATATCTGGGAAAGAACATTCTCGGCAGCGGATTGAATCTTGAAATGCATCTGCATATGAGCGCAGGCAGATATATGTGCGGTGAAGGAACCGCGCTCACCAGCGCTCTGGAAGGCAGTCGCGCTGTCCCTCATTCAAAAGTGCCCCGCCAGACTCAGTCAGGTCTCTGGGGAAGACCTACACTCATGAACAATGTCGAAACATTGTGCAACGTGTCGCATATCATCAATAGAGGAGCCGATTGGTTCAAGAGTCTGAGCCTGTCGAGGGATGGCGGCAGCAAGATTTACGGCGTCAGCGGCAAAGTGAAGAAGCCCGGATTCTGGGAGTTGCCCATGGGCACTACCATACGTGAAATTCTTTATGAACATGCGGGCGGCATGCAGGAAGGTCTGAGATTAAAAGGTCTTCTGCCCGGAGGAGCTTCCACGGATTTTCTACTGGAGGAACACCTCGACACAAGAATGGACTTTGATTCCGTCCAGAAGGCAGGCAGCAGGATGGGCACCGGGACCATGATCGTTCTGGACGACAAAACATGCCCGGTAGGAATGGTTCATAATCTGGAACATTTCTTTGCTCATGAATCGTGTGGCTGGTGCACTCCCTGTCGCGAGGGTCTGCCCTGGGTGGCTTCCATTCTCAAGGACATGGAGGAAGGCAAGGGCCAGCCTGAAGACTTGGAGACTCTCGAATTTCACGTAAAACATCTCGGGCCGGGCCGAACGTTTTGTGCACTTGCGCCCGGAGCCGTCGAACCTCTTGGAAGCGCTCTGAAATTTTTCAGGGAAGATTTCGAACGACACATTTCCGAACGCCGTTGTCCCTGGAGATGA
- the nuoM gene encoding NADH-quinone oxidoreductase subunit M codes for MILVLLILIPFLGGIVTWILAGREVRWSRWISLAALAIDLAGAVYLAFIAWSSPGTWLADIQLEWMPQLGISFHLAMDGLSLVLVFLTLFLGIIAVACSWTEIQENAGFFHFLLMTVLSGILGVFLAFDLILFYFFWEVMLVPMYFLIGIWGHENRIYAAVKFFIFTQAGGLLMLFAMLGLYFVNGGSTGTYTFDYFQLLENPVTGPFSFWLMLGFFAAFAVKLPAVPFHTWLPDAHTEAPTAGSVILAGLLLKTGAYGLLRFILPLFPEASASFAPVAMIMGLVGILYGAVLAFAQTDLKRLVAYTSVSHLGFVLLGVFACNQWALQGAVVQMVAHGLSTGALFVLVGALQERIHSREMSRMGGLWASVPRMGGAVLFFALASLGLPGLGNFVGEFLILVGVYQANPFYTVPAVFGLVFAAVYSLWLVQKAFYGQSNERWQLPDLSLRETAMAASMIVGLLWLGLHPQPLLSVTRPAVEAIQASEEASRDASRQDSSSEIKSANVPNAFESGNR; via the coding sequence ATGATTCTGGTTCTGCTCATTTTGATTCCGTTCCTCGGCGGTATCGTCACCTGGATACTGGCGGGAAGAGAGGTTCGATGGTCTCGTTGGATCTCTCTGGCAGCCCTCGCGATAGATCTGGCAGGTGCCGTCTATCTTGCGTTCATTGCGTGGTCTTCTCCGGGGACGTGGCTGGCGGACATTCAGTTAGAGTGGATGCCTCAATTAGGCATAAGCTTCCATTTGGCGATGGATGGACTGAGCCTTGTCCTGGTCTTTTTGACGCTCTTTCTCGGCATCATCGCCGTCGCGTGCTCATGGACGGAAATTCAGGAGAATGCGGGCTTTTTTCATTTTCTGCTGATGACGGTTCTGAGCGGAATTCTCGGCGTGTTTCTGGCCTTCGATTTGATTCTTTTCTATTTTTTCTGGGAAGTTATGCTTGTCCCCATGTACTTTCTCATCGGAATTTGGGGCCATGAAAACAGAATATATGCCGCAGTTAAGTTCTTCATTTTCACCCAGGCCGGCGGACTTCTCATGCTTTTTGCCATGCTGGGCCTGTATTTTGTGAATGGCGGCAGCACCGGCACATACACGTTCGATTACTTTCAGCTTCTTGAAAATCCTGTGACAGGACCGTTTTCTTTCTGGTTAATGCTCGGGTTCTTCGCCGCTTTTGCGGTGAAACTCCCGGCAGTGCCGTTCCACACATGGCTTCCTGATGCACATACTGAAGCGCCTACAGCCGGAAGCGTCATACTTGCCGGTCTTCTCCTGAAAACAGGAGCGTACGGTCTCTTGCGGTTCATCTTGCCCCTGTTTCCGGAAGCCTCTGCTTCATTCGCTCCGGTGGCAATGATAATGGGACTGGTGGGCATACTGTACGGTGCTGTTTTGGCCTTCGCACAGACCGACCTGAAGCGGCTGGTAGCGTACACTAGCGTAAGCCACCTCGGTTTCGTTCTCTTGGGTGTTTTTGCCTGCAACCAATGGGCTCTCCAGGGGGCGGTGGTGCAGATGGTCGCACACGGACTCAGCACAGGGGCCTTATTCGTCCTCGTGGGCGCTTTGCAGGAAAGGATCCATTCTCGTGAGATGAGCCGTATGGGCGGATTGTGGGCCTCAGTGCCCAGAATGGGTGGAGCGGTCCTGTTCTTTGCTCTGGCATCACTCGGCTTGCCGGGGCTGGGAAATTTCGTGGGAGAGTTTTTAATACTCGTTGGTGTGTATCAGGCGAATCCCTTTTATACGGTTCCCGCTGTTTTCGGCCTTGTATTTGCCGCAGTCTATTCGCTCTGGTTGGTGCAAAAGGCATTTTACGGGCAGAGCAATGAACGATGGCAATTGCCCGATCTGTCGCTCAGGGAAACCGCAATGGCCGCAAGCATGATTGTGGGGCTCCTGTGGTTAGGATTGCATCCCCAGCCACTTCTGAGTGTTACCCGCCCCGCAGTCGAGGCAATCCAGGCAAGCGAGGAAGCGAGTCGGGATGCTTCCCGGCAAGATTCCTCTTCTGAAATCAAGTCAGCAAACGTTCCGAATGCTTTTGAATCCGGAAATCGGTAA
- the nuoI gene encoding NADH-quinone oxidoreductase subunit NuoI, which translates to MFAFLKSMWTILMHSFRKRETILYPEEKPYIPPRWRGRIILSRDPDGQERCVACYLCAVACPVDCIALQATQTPEGRRYPEFFRINFSRCIFCGFCEEACPTYAIQLTNDFEMSEYERHNLVYEKEHLLIDGPGKYPDYNFYAVSGLAVGKKEKDEESLNQKPPVDVNDLML; encoded by the coding sequence ATGTTCGCTTTTCTGAAAAGCATGTGGACTATTCTCATGCATTCGTTTCGCAAGCGTGAGACTATCCTTTATCCTGAGGAAAAGCCTTATATTCCGCCTCGATGGCGCGGCCGAATCATCCTGTCGAGAGACCCTGACGGCCAGGAGCGCTGTGTAGCCTGTTACCTTTGCGCTGTAGCCTGTCCGGTAGATTGTATTGCTCTTCAAGCAACCCAGACACCGGAAGGACGGAGATATCCTGAATTCTTTCGCATCAACTTCTCGCGATGCATTTTTTGCGGATTTTGCGAGGAGGCGTGCCCTACATATGCGATACAACTGACCAATGACTTCGAAATGTCGGAATACGAGAGACACAATCTCGTATATGAGAAAGAACACTTGCTCATTGACGGTCCGGGAAAATATCCGGACTACAATTTCTATGCAGTTTCAGGGCTTGCCGTGGGAAAAAAAGAAAAGGATGAAGAATCGCTGAATCAAAAACCCCCGGTTGATGTAAACGATCTGATGCTCTAG
- the nuoL gene encoding NADH-quinone oxidoreductase subunit L: MFTKVWLIPALPFLGFLILALTGSRLQKRVIAAIGVGSVGVSAIVALIAMFEFMIPLSKQTFYVHSVGSWFNVAGFAPRISFYFDALSLTMAMVVTVVGFFIHLYSAEYMIDEEDYQKFFAYMNLFVGFMLVLVLADNMLLLYLGWEGVGICSYLLIGFWYKNPENGYAAIKAFVITRIGDTALALGIFFLFAHLGTLQIQEIITRASIAWYPGSQTAVLAATLILIGALGKSAQLPLQTWLPDAMAGPTPVSALIHAATMVTAGVYLIARTNVLFSLAPPVQTTVATIGLLTLLIAGFSALVQTDIKRVLAYSTMSQIGYMFLALGVGAWSAAIFHFFTHAFFKSVLFLSAGVVITAMHHEQNIFKMGGLRKKLPVAFWTFLIGSGSLAAIPLITGGFYSKDAILLFTWSSEQGNPLLWLGGVLGAFITSLYIFRVVFLVFFGHEKSGSPKKPGLAIVIPLAVLAGLSVVSGFLETPRVLGHVTLFTDFLQTALPAVKSQHMSMSTETVLALAAAIVSLSGVLVGFFLYIEPSAILDRLAATRFGSVIHEYWYAGFGFDWLYRRVFIVPFVWISSKNRADIVDSLYAGIAKVTGWLNGVLSRTQTGLVRHYAVGIAVGAILAAAFMVFL; the protein is encoded by the coding sequence ATGTTTACCAAAGTTTGGCTCATTCCAGCTCTGCCGTTTTTGGGATTCCTGATACTCGCCCTCACCGGATCGAGGCTTCAGAAACGGGTGATTGCCGCAATCGGCGTGGGTTCGGTAGGTGTCTCCGCAATTGTCGCACTCATTGCAATGTTCGAGTTCATGATTCCGTTATCCAAGCAGACCTTCTACGTACATTCCGTGGGGTCATGGTTCAACGTTGCCGGATTTGCACCCAGGATCAGTTTTTACTTCGATGCGCTTTCGCTGACCATGGCAATGGTGGTGACGGTGGTCGGATTTTTCATTCATCTGTACTCTGCAGAGTACATGATTGATGAAGAAGATTATCAGAAGTTCTTTGCGTACATGAATCTCTTCGTGGGATTCATGCTGGTTCTGGTTCTTGCTGACAACATGCTCCTTCTGTACCTTGGCTGGGAAGGAGTGGGAATATGCAGCTACCTTCTCATCGGTTTCTGGTACAAGAACCCGGAGAACGGTTACGCTGCAATAAAAGCTTTTGTCATAACCCGTATTGGGGATACTGCTCTCGCTTTGGGCATCTTCTTCCTTTTCGCCCACTTGGGCACTCTTCAGATACAGGAAATCATAACACGTGCTTCGATCGCATGGTATCCCGGATCACAAACGGCCGTGCTCGCAGCTACCCTTATCCTGATCGGAGCCTTGGGCAAGTCTGCTCAATTGCCACTCCAAACATGGCTTCCCGATGCAATGGCAGGTCCTACACCGGTGAGTGCCCTCATCCACGCAGCTACCATGGTCACTGCCGGAGTCTATCTGATCGCGAGGACAAACGTCCTGTTCTCTCTTGCGCCGCCCGTACAGACCACGGTGGCTACCATCGGATTGCTTACGCTTCTGATTGCCGGTTTCAGCGCCCTGGTCCAAACGGATATAAAGCGGGTCCTGGCATACTCCACCATGAGCCAGATAGGGTACATGTTTCTGGCTCTGGGAGTCGGTGCATGGTCCGCAGCTATTTTTCATTTCTTTACCCACGCATTTTTCAAGTCTGTTTTGTTTCTTTCCGCGGGTGTGGTCATTACTGCCATGCATCATGAACAGAATATCTTCAAAATGGGCGGTCTGCGGAAAAAGCTACCGGTGGCATTTTGGACCTTTCTCATAGGATCGGGTTCGCTGGCCGCCATTCCTCTCATCACAGGGGGATTCTACAGCAAAGATGCCATTCTGCTCTTCACATGGTCTTCAGAACAGGGGAATCCATTGTTGTGGCTGGGAGGAGTTCTCGGAGCGTTCATCACGTCCTTGTACATCTTTCGAGTAGTCTTCCTCGTGTTTTTCGGACATGAGAAGTCAGGATCTCCGAAAAAGCCCGGACTTGCGATTGTAATACCTCTCGCGGTATTGGCCGGTTTGTCCGTTGTCTCAGGATTTCTGGAGACCCCCAGGGTTTTGGGTCATGTCACGCTGTTCACCGATTTTCTCCAGACCGCTCTGCCTGCTGTGAAGAGTCAGCACATGAGCATGAGCACGGAGACTGTTCTGGCGTTGGCTGCGGCGATTGTTTCTCTCTCGGGTGTTCTTGTGGGATTTTTCCTGTATATAGAGCCCTCCGCAATTTTGGATCGTCTCGCAGCTACCCGATTCGGATCCGTGATCCACGAGTACTGGTATGCGGGATTCGGGTTTGACTGGCTTTACAGGCGTGTCTTCATCGTGCCGTTTGTATGGATTTCCTCGAAAAACCGAGCGGATATTGTCGACTCCCTGTACGCCGGAATTGCTAAAGTGACAGGATGGCTCAATGGTGTCTTGAGTCGAACCCAAACAGGGCTCGTGAGACATTATGCAGTCGGCATTGCTGTCGGAGCAATCCTGGCTGCTGCTTTCATGGTGTTTCTATGA
- the nuoK gene encoding NADH-quinone oxidoreductase subunit NuoK: MEHGLILCAILFSLGLIGLLVRRNIIFMLMSIEVMLNAAGLAFVIAGARWGQPDGQVMFIFVLTMAAAEVAVGLTLVVQFYHRFKTLNTDAADTMRG, encoded by the coding sequence ATGGAGCACGGGCTGATTCTCTGCGCAATACTGTTTTCGCTTGGTTTGATCGGTCTTCTCGTGCGGAGAAACATCATATTCATGCTCATGTCAATTGAGGTGATGCTCAATGCTGCAGGTTTGGCTTTCGTAATCGCAGGCGCAAGATGGGGACAACCGGACGGTCAGGTGATGTTTATTTTCGTGCTGACCATGGCGGCTGCTGAAGTAGCTGTAGGGTTGACTCTGGTCGTTCAGTTCTATCATCGTTTCAAAACTCTGAACACTGACGCGGCAGATACCATGAGAGGATAA
- the nuoJ gene encoding NADH-quinone oxidoreductase subunit J: protein MNIVFYISGLVAIVATVLVITLRNPVHSLLYLILSLLAVALVFFTIGAPFAAALEIIVYAGAIMVLFVFVIMMLNPGSEEEDRYKQLFNPKTWIGPSVLATILLLELAYVFLQNRGIPSAVEEVGPKQVGIALFGPYVLGVELASILLLAGLVGAYHLGRRSPGGGRS, encoded by the coding sequence TTGAATATTGTGTTCTATATTTCGGGACTTGTCGCGATTGTGGCCACCGTGCTCGTGATCACGTTGCGCAATCCGGTACATTCGCTCCTGTACCTGATTCTTTCACTCCTCGCTGTCGCTCTTGTCTTTTTTACCATTGGAGCACCGTTTGCTGCGGCACTGGAGATAATCGTGTATGCCGGGGCGATAATGGTGCTTTTCGTATTTGTGATCATGATGCTGAATCCCGGGTCCGAGGAAGAGGATCGTTATAAGCAATTGTTCAACCCGAAGACATGGATCGGGCCTTCCGTACTTGCGACCATTCTCCTTTTGGAATTGGCATACGTCTTTCTTCAGAATCGAGGAATTCCTTCAGCCGTTGAGGAAGTGGGTCCCAAACAGGTGGGAATAGCTCTGTTCGGTCCGTACGTGCTGGGAGTCGAACTGGCTTCGATACTGCTGCTGGCGGGACTTGTGGGTGCGTATCATCTCGGTCGAAGGTCGCCGGGAGGAGGTAGATCGTGA
- the nuoH gene encoding NADH-quinone oxidoreductase subunit NuoH has protein sequence MEAVLKPILIIVAVLVVLLALAAGLIWVERRLLGLWQDRYGPNRAGPFGLLQVLADMVKILTKEDWIPPFSDKWVFVIAPTIIMFTVLVSFAVVPFAPGIFIADLNIGLLFILGMSSLGVYSVALGGWSSAAKYSLIGAVRAAAQMVSYEIYMGLSVMGVVMLAGSFNLREIVDAQQNLWFVIPQFPGFIVFVIAGLAETRRLPFDLPEAENELVAGFHTEYSGMKFGMFFVGEYLGIVLISALTVILFLGGWHGPVLPPVIWFFLKTFVFIILFILFRATFPRPRYDQLMSFGWKVMLPISLLNLVVLGGIVLAGGF, from the coding sequence ATGGAAGCCGTTTTGAAACCGATTCTGATCATAGTGGCAGTACTCGTTGTTCTCCTGGCTCTAGCAGCAGGCCTGATCTGGGTGGAACGTCGCCTCCTCGGGCTATGGCAGGATCGGTACGGCCCCAATCGGGCAGGTCCGTTCGGTTTGCTTCAGGTATTGGCGGACATGGTCAAAATCCTCACCAAGGAAGACTGGATCCCGCCATTTTCGGACAAATGGGTTTTTGTCATCGCACCCACAATCATCATGTTCACGGTGTTGGTTTCCTTTGCAGTGGTGCCTTTTGCTCCGGGAATCTTCATTGCCGATCTAAACATAGGGCTGCTGTTCATACTGGGCATGTCATCCCTCGGTGTGTACAGTGTGGCTCTGGGCGGCTGGTCGTCGGCTGCCAAATACTCGCTCATAGGAGCGGTAAGAGCAGCGGCCCAGATGGTGAGTTATGAAATCTACATGGGACTGTCAGTCATGGGCGTTGTGATGCTGGCCGGCAGTTTCAATCTGCGTGAGATCGTGGATGCTCAGCAGAATCTCTGGTTCGTTATTCCGCAATTTCCAGGATTTATAGTTTTTGTCATAGCCGGACTGGCCGAAACCAGGCGTCTCCCTTTCGATCTCCCTGAGGCGGAAAACGAGTTGGTTGCGGGTTTTCACACAGAATATTCCGGTATGAAATTCGGCATGTTTTTTGTGGGCGAGTACCTTGGCATCGTCCTCATCTCGGCATTGACGGTGATTCTTTTTTTGGGCGGATGGCACGGCCCTGTTCTTCCGCCGGTGATATGGTTTTTTCTGAAAACGTTCGTGTTCATTATACTGTTCATTCTGTTCCGGGCTACGTTTCCTCGCCCGAGGTACGATCAACTGATGTCCTTCGGCTGGAAAGTAATGCTGCCGATTTCATTGCTCAACCTCGTTGTGCTGGGCGGCATTGTGCTCGCGGGTGGGTTTTGA